Sequence from the Tripterygium wilfordii isolate XIE 37 chromosome 10, ASM1340144v1, whole genome shotgun sequence genome:
CAAAAGAAGGAAGCGATCCATGTGGCTGAACAGTGTTGTAAGCAGGCATGTCCAAATTCATTTTGACAGCATATTCATTGAGGATGGATTTGCAAAACGTTGTATCCTGAATATACAGCCATGATACATGAAAAGCCAAACATAAATTTCACTAAAATGGCAAAGAACAGGTAAGAGTAAAAAGAATAATGAGTTACACTGATAAGCAAAACTATACGTATGATAAACAGTTTATCTAAGGATTAGCACCAATACAATCACTACCACTAACATCCAAACTTATATCAAAATTTCTGCAATTTAGAAATGCCTATATTGCAACCAGGATTGTACATGACAAAAATGAAAGATCTAAAGTGTTATTTGTGCTCTTGCTTCAAATATTTTTATACTGCAAAAGGAATGGAGATTTGAACTCTTGCCACTAGAGCGGGTGTTGAGAAGTTTGAGCACTTTAACTTTCAATATTTAActcaaattgcaataaaaataaaaattccaatGCAAAAAAAATCCCAATATCCATAATAAATGCCACTGCTTGATTATTAAGACAATGTTCAGCATCAAAGTTCATGCACTTGTGTATTTTATGCGGTTGCCTGAGAAAGGTCAACTGCCATAGATAACAAGAGCCACCAGTCACCGGAGTTTAGGGTTAAATGTTTATGTGGTTTGCCTAGAAAGAGAACAGGTAAGAAATTTAGAGATCATTCTGGAAAGATTTAAATACATGCATTCCGGTAAGGAAAGAGAAATTTAAATGCATCTAATGACTTTCCTTCTTAATTGAATAGAGCTTTTATGATTGCTGGAAAAAAAGGGGAAACAATAAGTTCATCCACATAAATATGAACAGAATCAAATGCTTAAAATCTTCCAAGTAAATCACTACAAGACAAACAACGAAAATGTTAACACTTCTCAATATCGAAATTCATGTTCGCTCAATAAAACAAACCTCACAAATTATAGGAGGGCCCTCAAACTTTATTTTTTCTGGTATAAATTCTAGGGCAAGCCTAGCAGCATCCTGTTCAGCCGCTTTTCGATGTGAAAAAGTATTTGAGGAAGAATATGTTGCTCCATCAACCAGCACAGTCGACCAAAATTTTGGTTCATGTTGTGATCCTAGATTAACAGTTTGATAGATTGGCAATGGAAGACATGCACGCTGGGTGTACTCTTGCAAACGATTCTTGTGCTTTATTTGTTGTGGATTACCTAAACCAGGaagaaattaatatttcaaATGACAAAAGATGCTAGAAGCATGTCATAAAATGCACATGGATTCCTTTCCTAGTAGCCAAATAATAACCAAGTACCTAACATTCTACCAAAATCAACTCTAAGAACAATATTACCATTATATTTCATTTGTATGTTGCCTCAGTCTAACATTCGGAAAAATAATCCAAAGCACACAGTTTTACTAACCAAAGCACACAGTAATAACGATGATGATGAAACCTGATTCTATAAATTAGGCACAAGCAATGTCGGGGCAAAAACGACAGCTGAGTAGACAAAAACCATTGCACGCAAGAAGCTCCAAAAAGAACtctctttttcacttttttattggGGGAAAATCAGAAGTGTAAATGGAGGGCTTACTGGCGGGAGATGAGGAATCCGGAGCAGCAACAGGAGCAAGAGAAAGAGCCAAAGCAGGAGCTTGATGTCCAGGTTCAGCAGTGAGAGCTGGAGCTTGATGTCCAGGTTCAGCTACAGGTTCAGGAGTGCGAGCTGGAGCTTGATGTCCAGGTTCAGATTGAACAGGGTCAGGAGTGCGAGCTGGAGCTTGATGTCCAGGTTCAGATTGAATAGGGTCAGGAGTgggagctggagctggagctggagcaGGAAGCTCGGGCTGAGGCATATTTAAATTCAGATCCTCCACCATGAAGGGTACGGAAACCTGACTGGAATCCGCCATGAGCAAAGTCCTAGGTGTGCTCTTGTGGAATACTGCCCTAGCTGAGCTCCTTGACGCCGCAGCTGTTGCGGCTTGATTGGTAGGAAATGGAGATTCTAGCCGTGGGCCCATACCACTTCCtaggttgtttttctttttttttttgccctttttttcaaaactgtttttgtttttgaaaatttgttttTGCATGTTTTAGAAATTATTCAGTAAAACTGAAAATCATTTTTGGTTttccaaaaatcaaaaaaccaaaactaataTTTGGTGTTTTCTAAAATTTCTTATACTTTCCTCTTTCTCCATGCAAAATCCTCTAtgaaatgaattttattttcatcattatttcctaaaattattttcaaaatctaaacttaaaatcaatttttaaaaaaagaaaaacaaaagcatttccaaacacacccaaGTATTTGGGTACCTTTTATTTTGACTAAGAATATTATGGCTTCGGGTTTGTGCATTTAGAGGTGGCAAAAAATCGGTGTTTACTAAATATTATCTACATGGTCGACCTTAACCTGGATTGGATTTATGAGATAGTTAATTGATTAAACctgaattgatttaaattcaaacaaataaactggacaataatctaattcggATTAGAGGTTAGACAAGTAAACcacacaagatttatgtgtttatcTAGATATGGTTTTAACTAAACAAAAATTATGTTTGGACCCATATTTTAAATAGATAACTTatatccaaacttgatttaaccTAGATCAGACAAATTATCATCCGGATCAGATAGAGTTTTGTCGCCCTCACATGTACATTGTGTCATTCAGGATAATTCCATGTAAATATTGTTCGtccacaaataaaaataaaaatgatacaAACCCTGACACACTTGCAATTTCATTATCTACAACCATAATACTCTTCTGTTCCCAATAGCCGAAATAGTGAGATTTTTTGCAGAAGATAACCAACAattttatataataattattttttttctttcaaataaaCTTCAATTACTTATTGAAATATTCAAAATACAATATATCTTAGGGAGGGACCTCATCCtccattattttatattttatggaGGCAAAAAGGTGATGAAATGTATAATATGAAGCTTCGTTGATATTTTATTAAACACAAATTTGGCTTGGATTTGTCGCTATTTCAAATCCAAATCAACATCTAAGAGAGAGAGTCTCTCCTTCCAAATTTCCTGCGTagcggagaattagggtttcaCTTTTGCATCTGTTCCTCTACTAGTTGCCATCTCCGATTCTCCATTGCTCTTATGTTACTTAATTACGTACATACAATATGACTGGGCGTTCCTCGCCGCGTGATCGGAGCTCGCGTCAATCGTCGCCATCTAATAATCCGCACCATAGGTCAGAGATCTCTTATTTCTCTTTTGATCTTGGTATCGGTTTGTCTTTGCTGTATTTTGAATCCTTGATGCAGTATTGGGCGGGTGAATTGCGGAAATTTGActgttttttgttgttttctccCTTGATTAACGATCATTGGGCATGGCTGAACTGAGTACTTGCTTTATTTTTACCCGTGGTTGCGTCTTTGTTTGATGAGGGCTAGATTTTTGGATTTGCTTGATGTAAAATTGGCTCAATTGTTAACTGGTAGATTCTGTTGTTGATATAATACTTCCTATCGATTAGAATTTCTGATTCCATGATGGTTCTGGACTCTTCAGTGTTGGAAATGTATTGTCTTTATTAGCTCGGAGAGAGATTTCACCCAGAACTAAGGATGCACCAAAAAAGTGCTGGGGAGAAGCTTCTAAAAAGAGTAGTAATTCATCTTCACTGCGTAAATCTGCTCCTATAGATCCAAATCGTGGACTTATCTCATGGTACTCACTCTTTTATGTAAAATTATTTAG
This genomic interval carries:
- the LOC120007911 gene encoding double-stranded RNA-binding protein 4-like; this translates as MGPRLESPFPTNQAATAAASRSSARAVFHKSTPRTLLMADSSQVSVPFMVEDLNLNMPQPELPAPAPAPAPTPDPIQSEPGHQAPARTPDPVQSEPGHQAPARTPEPVAEPGHQAPALTAEPGHQAPALALSLAPVAAPDSSSPASNPQQIKHKNRLQEYTQRACLPLPIYQTVNLGSQHEPKFWSTVLVDGATYSSSNTFSHRKAAEQDAARLALEFIPEKIKFEGPPIICEDTTFCKSILNEYAVKMNLDMPAYNTVQPHGSLPSFVSSLVFNGVSYTGNTGKNKKEAEQLAARAVILSLLGDNRTGTILYEIIKSKDKLYAAFHKGKNFQTHHNSTLHGGSTGPDYGMPVTQDREVEAFVIPGASLEANQPHYETMKRKPEPPFEPNPLPITIVPPFSAQTLGDGPSHAKKRRKNKKKANKKIQNGDELSLSSFPLSQAPHCSVAQ